CGTGTTTCCTCCAAAAAGGAAACTTAAATGAAGAAACGTATTGCTCAACTGATCGAAATGAATCCGGGATGCTCCCAATCTACAAAACGGGTGTATTAAAAATCAAACATGAGCAACAAACTTCACTCCATTAGATCTTGCATCTCTGTCGTCTGTCGTATCAATGTCACACAGAAAGGACACCATATAGCATATTAAAAGAGCAAATATTCCCCCTAAACACCTAATAACTTCGCTGCACAGAGACAGAGGGCAAGGTCCTTCCCCACTATTCTACCCTCCAACTTCACATGGCAAGACTCACAAAAGAAGCATGCAAAAGAGCGAGGAAGTAACATCATATAGAACATTTTGGAGCTAACATGCAATAAACATATACTGATGATAGTACGAAAGTATGATCAGAACAACACGGCAGCccaacaaaaatggaaaaaacaagaaaggaaagagattaAGAAGAGAGAACCTTGTCCCTATAGAGATTGATATTGAAGATTTCTTGAAGAGACCAAGAGAAGATAATATCAATAAGTTCAGTGGGCTTGTCTTCCCTCCTGCTAGAACCAGCCTCTGCACCTTCTGTAGAATCCATGATCAACAATCCTCTGCTCATTCTCAGAGCCGCCACTGAAGCCATGAAAATCCTTACTTTCCCGTCGAAGATGATCAATATGACTGAGAGTTTCAAGCAACGAGAGACTGATAGAGCGTGATATGAAGAAGCGAGCAGCTTTTATACTTGTGAACGACTCCCGTTTGAAGACGAGCATTTGGAACGACGATCGAATGGGCGACTTCGGGTAAAGTGAAAGGGGCGAAAAACGAAGCGGACGGCTCTTGAAAAGTCTCGGGTCTCATCGTATTCCCCGCACTATCTGATCCAATTTCACCAAAACCGTACGTGCTAAAGCTTTTTGCAGGTGCATGTGGCTTTCCAACACAGAGGCTACTTCATCGTCCCACATGTTTTTTCAAAGCGAAGGAGTCGTAACATACATGCACGCCGTACTTCCAGGTCTGAAGTAATTGGTGTCCTGAATGGAGTTTCGATTCAGATTAACAAGAGCAAGTTCATTTTTCTATGTCAAATGACCACGCGCGGTGCATGCACCTCAATTTTATGACTGGTTATGGAAATTAGAAATGAGATTTGGTCGCAATTAATACACAAGTGCTCAAATTGTTCGACGAATTGAGGACCTAAAACCATAGTCCTCCTTGAGTGTTTCACACCTACACATGACGAGGGATGAATTGTTTCGGTACATGTTCATAGGGACGGTAGTTCATGCTTGTGTCGATTGATTTGCCCACTTGCTTTGCGCTTATAGGATTCCAACCCTTGGTGGAATTAGTTCCCCTTAGTTTTAGCCTTTAGCCGATCAAGTGGGTATTTGTGCACTGAAGACTACTATTGTATAGTCGTTGGGGCTTTTTGGCCCCTTTACATACTCCAGAATAAATGCTCGGTATTGTCTGTAAAATTAAACTTACAAATATTAGGATTGAAAGGAAACTTCTTGAGAGAACTTTAATGATTTAGGCAATTGGGTTTAAAGGTTTTTACATAGAGAGATTTTACTTTAAGATATGACGAGAGATTTATGAGATTATTGTCTGTTACTCTGCAATTTTGCTTATACTCATAGAGCCATAATTCATTTCCCACCATTTACACTTATATTCAtggaatttttgaaataaaaaatagtttgatAAAAGAATAGCTCTAGTTTAATTTACGTATGGTAGAGATCTAACCTGATAAAAAATTCACACAAGCGTCTATCATTCTTCTTCCACTTCACCTCCTATgtatttgacattttcttcaacATTCGCCATTTTTTATTAACCAAAAGCCGGGAGCCCAATAGAGGAACCAAATAAGTTCCCATTTCCTCgtgttttaaaaaataatcagtGATTGTATTAATAATAATTGGTTTTCATACACACGCGAAGAATGCACGGTTAGTATCAACATCAAAAACTATTGATAAAActgataactttttttttgttgaaatataaaattcatAACTTTAAttgcatgaagaaaaaaaatcatagttgTTTCTCCTTTGATTATTATACAAAACCTTGTCGAAAATTTATAATAGATGAATACTTTGTGCTTTTTTAATAATTGGATCTAAACATATAcaattcaaaaaacaaaataaaataagagaagcGTTTTAAGTTTCTCATATATTTACTATTTACAAACAAGCAATTTGATCGAGTTCACTTTCTGAAG
The window above is part of the Eucalyptus grandis isolate ANBG69807.140 chromosome 6, ASM1654582v1, whole genome shotgun sequence genome. Proteins encoded here:
- the LOC108960575 gene encoding uncharacterized protein LOC108960575, which produces MASVAALRMSRGLLIMDSTEGAEAGSSRREDKPTELIDIIFSWSLQEIFNINLYRDKIGSIPDSFRSVEQYVSSFKFPFWRKHELASVQVCRTYLGGLLRESLGLLKVRRMFTMWKWTTGETGPLIEAGTLQNFPWGCFDVN